The Oncorhynchus masou masou isolate Uvic2021 chromosome 13, UVic_Omas_1.1, whole genome shotgun sequence genomic interval ccagctcctcgcACTCGCACTCGCCCTGTTGGCCtgctatggttcccaatcagaggcagctgtttatcgttgtctctgattggggatcatatttaggcagccattttcccactgtgttttgtgggatcttgtttatgtgtagttgcctgtgagcacgcCGTAGCTTCACGTATCgttattctttattgtttttttgtgcGGTTTACTTATAATGAAAAATGTCGAGCCGATttcatgctgcgctttggtccagatGTTCTTACGACGATTATGAcagggtcaaatgtttcgggtagccatccacaagcttcctacaataagttgggtgaattttggtccattcctcctgacagagctggtgtaacttagtcaagtttgtaggcctccttgctcgcacacgctttttaagttctgcccacacattttctacaggaatgaggtcagggctttgtgatgaccactccaataccttgactttgttgtccttaagccattttgccacaactttggaagtatgcttggggtcaatgtccatttggaagacccatttgtgaccaagctttaacttcctgactgatgtcttcagatgttgcttcaatatatccacatacatttCTGTcctcatgccatctattttatgaagtgcaccagtccctcctgaggcaacgcacccccacaacatgatgttgccaccactgtgcttcacggttgggatggtgttcttcagcttgcaagcctccccctttttcctccaaacataacgatggtcattatggccaaacaatttttgtttcatcagaccagaggacatttctccaaaaagtacgatctttttccccatgtgcagttgcaaactgtagtctggcttttttatggcagttttggagcagtggctttttccttgctgagcagcgTTTCAGGTTATGTCAGTATAGGactctgtggatatagatacttttgtacctgtttcctgcagcatcttcacaaggtcctttgctgttgttctgggattgatttacactttttgcaccaaagtacgttagtCTATATGAGACAGAAGGCATCAGCAGTTGAAGCTTACATATTTCTGCCTCGGTAGAGCATCTGTCTGGGTGGGAATGTCACTTTTGAAAATGCCATGTTTAGATTCATAAGGATGGCTAAGATTACATTTTTTGCAAGCAAGACGCTCTGGTTTGACGTTGGAGAAATATGACCTATGACTTGGGCTGCTGTTATGTTCTGTTCCTCTGACTTTTAGCTGAGATAAAAAtgtgattatttttatttttgtctcGCCTAGGGCGGCAGAAAGTCCAGGGCCGGTCCTATACATATGTATGCCCCCTCACAGGCTATAATAGTTATTCTCAGAATGAATATTCTCAACATGTCACATTAAGCACACCACTGAAAAAACACAGTGAATTGCTTCACACCCAGtaatctcccctctctttctgtcacacGCACAGAAATAGCACGCAAGCCGCAAACAAGGTGCACAGTGTCACCGGTTGCTAAGGGGATAGATGAAAAATGGGAAGACAGAGACTGTGTGTTACAAAATTAATTAGAGCAAGATCCATTTTAGCAGGGACTGAGATGAGGGTTATCATGTTAAATGAGCCTGATGCTAAACTTAGGCCATGAAGCAGAGAGATGTGTCATGTCGCTGTTTTAAATGGCTGTTGCGCTTGAGATGAAATGACTGGAAGAAGTATGGGAAAAAATAATTGTTCTTTCTCTAATATAGATATTGTGCTCAGCAGATGAATGTGCTCTAGATTAATCCCTTTTTTTCTACCTTATCTAAAGGAACAGTGACATCATGTCCAATCACTGCTCATTGTTCCCAGAAGTCCACATCTCTTATCCaagttatatctctctctctcttgatcctGCCCCGTTCGAATCTTCTTCAATCTCTTTAATCCAAAATTGTTTATTGGTCTTCCACCATCCTTTCTCTCTTCACCACACCTTCCAGTTGATAATTGTATCTAATATTTattttgtcttctctctctctgacaggatTCTTCTGACCGTGGTGGTGATCTTTCGGATCCTGATCGTGGCCATCGTTGGCGAGACGGTGTACGAGGACGAGCAGACCATGTTCATCTGCAACACTCTGCAGCCGGGCTGCAACCAGGCCTGCTACGACAAGGCCTTCCCCATCTCCCACATCCGCTACTGGGTCTTCCAGATCATTCTGGTGTGTACGCCCAGCCTGTGCTTCATCACCTACTCTGTGCACCAGTCGGCCAAGCAGCGTGACAGACGCTACTCCTTCCTCTACCCGCTGCTGGAACATTCGGATTACGGGCAAAGCGGCACCAGGAAGCTTCGTAACATCAACGGCATCCTGGTGCACCACGGCGACGCTGGCGGGAAGGATGAGCATGACTGCATGGAGGTGAAGGAGATCCCCAATGTGCCGCGGGGGCTCACACACGGCAAGAAGTCCAAGCAGCGCCAGCAGGAGGGCATCTCGCGCTTCTACATTATCCAGGTGGTGTTCCGTAACGCACTGGAGATCGGCTTTCTGGTGGGACAGTACTTCCTATACGGCTTCAGTGTGCCGGGCATCTTTGAGTGTGACCGTTACCCCTGCTTGAAGGAGGTGGAGTGCTACGTATCACGGCCCACCGAGAAAACGGTCTTCCTGGTCTTCATGTTCGCTGTGAGTGGCATCTGCGTGCTGCTCAACCTGGCAGAGCTCAACCACCTGGGCTGGAAGAAAATCAAGGCAGCCATCCGGGGTGTGCAGGCCCGCCGGAAGTCCATCTGCGAGATCCGCAAGAAGGACATGTCTTACCTGTCACAGCCCCCCAACATGGGCAGGACCCAGTCCAGCGAGTCCGCCTACGTCTGATGGAGACAGGGCTAAATGCTGGGTAAGTGAGGGGGCAGGGTAGAGAACGAGTGGGACGACCACTCCATTCCGCTCTCTCTTTTTAGTTTTaatggaaagaggaggaggaggaggggaagctgCCACGGAATATTTGGTGCATTTTGTTATTACTTTATTACCAGCTGCACCTGTTCTTGTCATACCTTGTCATGTGAATGATGTTTTGATTGGGACGTTCCCAATGGGAACGGGAGCCTTTAAGGAGAGGCTTCTGGCTGTTGTAGGGTTTTCGGGCCAGGGACGGTGAAGGGGACCGAGGGGTTGGCTATGTCATGGTGCTGTTCTGGCTTATTTCATCCATgatgaagagagaaggaggggtcgttaacagagaaagagaggaagaactGTCACAACGATGATCGACTCTCCACAAGCAGAGTACAGGGACTTTCTAGCCTCTCTTTCCTGCTGTGGAGAGAGAATGATGTTCCTCTCAAGCCAGTCTCCAGAGAttacaatgacagagagagacagtgttcgGGAGTCCTGGAGCTGGTGCCAGAAGAAGCTGCTGTTTACGTTTTGTTTCCTGGCAAACAATTATTAACACAAACACCATGAAGGAATACTGAAAACATTTTTTCTCTACTTCTCCGCTGCTGGTACCTGCACCGTTGAGACTGAGGGTGGATGACAGTAATGTCTTCTTGTCCTTTTCTCCTCCGTGTAAACTTTAGAGAGGAACCCAAGGAGGTCACCCATAAACGACACCTCCACAGTCACAAACCGTTCCCCTCCACACAAAAACACCCCTGTATTGCGTGTGTTTGTGACTGactgaaagaaagagaaaaataaagtgaaagagagaaataggagaGTAGAAGAGGAACCTTCTCCTTGCACTCTCGACGGAGAGGAACCAGGTCATTTTATTACTAATTTAAATGTTTACGATATCATTATTTTGAGTTGATTTATTCCTTTCGTGACGAAGTTGGTACCAGCCTTTGGATTTACTTCTTGTTTGAAAGTTCCTGCATATTATTTCATCTTTTAGTTGAGAGAGTATATCATAATAGATGTATTTATCTttatggagggaggggagggaggggagggagggggaggggaggcaaAAAAACATGGTTGGGATCATGGGGGTACTTAAAATGTATAAATAGCCTTGTCTTTTTTTGTTTCTGATCGATGGAACTGAATTTGTGTCTGAGAGGAGGCTTGAAAGAGGTATTTGAAAAAGGCAGCTTTACAAAGCAGTGTTTCTAGAATGAACCAAGTGTTATCATGGATTGTACTCTTGACAGAGAACATGCTAATCTACTGGTTTGTGCTGCATCTCTCTCATCTGTGGTGATCAGCAGGTATGCCTTTAAGAGAAGAGAAAAGATTGAGGAAATTACGAAGGAAAATAAGTATTGCAGCACGATCCCTGAAGATAGGCGGGAGAACAGCAGACAGAAAGGAACTCTCGTTGGGAAAAGCTCTGTAGCACCAGCAATAAAAACCCAACCCACTCGCTCAACACCACTGAAGACAGGATTCAGTGGTACACTATAAAAGGGATCCCACATTTACAGCACAATGCCTTTTGACCCTGCAGTGAGGCTAGACACgggaggtggagggggggtcCTTGTTGTGGATGCATTGAGGGAGGGGTGTGCACACTGAGCAGTAGTAGTGTCCATGGCGATGACATTATAAGAAGGCCAACATGGCCAACGAGGTGCATCACCATACTGTACAAtgtgcctcgtgtgtgtgtgtgtggggggggggggggcatacgtGCGTGTGTGTTCCTTTGTTTATGTCCTGTCCAGAGAGAAAGTCCCCATCAGCATGGTTCTGCTTGAATGAAAATGTTTGTGCCGGAACATTCTCCTGGTGTTCCACCTCAGGATCATATAGGAACCCTGTAATGGTGGTCACCCCAAGCACTGCCCAGGGACACACAGCCTGGAGTGTGTAATGTACAGGCTCTACTAAACACTCTGtaaggagcaggagagagaagagggagaggggggttgctGGAGACATTGACATCAACAGCATGTGTTCTTTTGGCACGTGCGTCTGGTACACTGTAAAACAGAGTAGGCAGCTCAGTTTGGAGATGTTTGGGTCTACAGTGACACCGGCTGGGCCCGGGCCAAAACAACTTTGCAAGCCAAGCCGAGAAAACAGACATGGGAGAGGAAATATGGCTGGAACCTGGAAAGCCCCCAAGCCTCTAGTTGCACATTTGTTTGAAAATAACAGGAAATGTCCTAAACAGAACGACAGAAAGCCGTGACAAAGTCCTCGCTAGTCATTCAATGACAGAGGATTACAAACGCAGAAAGACACGTTTATGGAGATAGAAACCGTTCAGAACTGTCCCCATGTAAGATGGCCGACAAAATGCGGCTCTACGAAGTCAGCCTCTCTAGAGTTGTATCTCTATGTATGAGTCCagctatcctctctatcctcactGAGAACACTGCTGATGTGGTTGTATAGTCTTACTGAGGTGTGACTGGTGAAGTAGCCAGAGAAGGCTCTTTATTCGTCCAGTCTTGTCTGTGATTAACCCACTGATACTAGCAGATCATCTCTAGTATAGAATTAGTCCCCTTCTTCAGAGTTTGTTGAATGGCCGTGGGATTGGATGAGGAGGAGCCTTGTTCTTAGAAGACTGCTGAGAGGGCGTAATAATAGAGGTTAAGGCCGGGCTTTCTCTAAATGATCCTGGGTGCTTCTCTTTAAGAAAACGGTTTGGGAAGGTTGGTCTgaagtgtagtatagtagtgtacatGTACAGTCCCCATgtgtctctcctgctctcctgtctggtctcaTTGAGGGTTATATAACAGGGTTGGGACACTTCCCAAAGTGAACACACAGGGTTCTAGAAGTCTAATGCTCTCTCCAGTCTATATGTGAAAATTATGCAATTTTCTTTTCTTAATTTGTTTCCTTTCTGGCTTGTGGATTCATTTTGTTGTCTCTTGCTCTTCTTTTTGTACAGTGACGTAATTGAAAGACCTAttgaaaaagtttttttttttcccTATGTAAAGGGGGGGGGTGTTGAAATGTGATCACATGTATTGTATCCCTTGCCAAAGTGATATACAAAATTCATGGGGTTTAAAATGTATTCTTTTTAAAGGCATGCACAATGGCTAGAATAAGCATGTTTCTACCTGTTTTTAAAAACTCCATCTTTAAAAGAAAGAAGAGGTTTTTTAGTTGTCGTCCAAGCTTTGGAGATAAAACGTGTAATTAAGTCTTGATGTCAAGAATCTCTAATTCTAACTCTTTTACAAGTCAGTACCAAGCCAAGCAGTCATTTCTAAACGGAATAGGGTAGGATTCAGCACTGCTGTTTTTCACCACCATTTTGAGCTACTTTACCTGCTATAAAAAGATTCCGATTTTTTAAACAACAACACTTAAGATGTGGATACTCTGAATTATACTTGTGTGTACTGTAAGCCACACTTTTCAGGGTAAATAAACACTACATTGACAAAACAGAGGAAACAACATTCCACagtaatgcaaatgaattacGACTGAATTAATGAAGTCTGATGAAAGAAACAGTGAAGCCCTAAGACACGGTAACATTATGGGGACTGTGTAGCCCTCTGCTTCAGGTCAACACATTGAGGGCTACTGCACATCATACAAACAGTCTCAGGAATGATGCACTTCTAAATGATTAACAATCTTTTAAAACTAGGTTTTTATTCATATTTCTACAATTAATACAACAAAACTTTTCTAAACGCTATCAGACAACATCTGCATCCTTTCTTACACAGGAAACCCATCAGGAAACACCATATAGATAATAAGGCACATCAAGTATTGTCAATCAGTACACACATGAGAAAGCTAATGTATTACTACATACACATTCTCAAGACTAGTTTGATGGCAAGAAAATCCCTTTAATCTGCAGAGTTACGGTAAAACAGACCCATAACCCTACTTCTGTGGCCACTTCCTTGTATCCAAACCAGCCCTCTTGCCTGAAACGTTGGTGCTATCAACCCTCATCATGGGTTGCATTGAATCAGTGACAAGGAAGGTCATTTACCAGGCAAGTTCAGATAAATATTTCCGAGGAGATGGAAGCAAGGACCTACAGACAGCTCACACACTCTTCCAATTGGCAGGAACGGACACCATCTGTGGTGGCAGAGAGCAAACCCTGGAGGTTGTGACACTATTAAATACCTGCTGTACCATCACTCTAGCACACATCCACCACCTGCGCCACCTGTCCTAACCTCACATGTAGGGCTGCATTCAAACCAGTGGCGTGGGGGGTGTGGAGGGGTAACAGACCCAGGTTTACGTCATCAGGTCTGGCACCGCCCACTCTTGAGACAAAGGGACTCGTCCAAACATTTTAACGAGACCGGCTGTGTTGAAAGTTTTTATAAACAAGGGCTTTATAGTTTCAGCACAGTCTCCTTCATCCCCCCTTCACCATagaaacaaaaacacaacatTCCGCTATCCCAATATTTATCTCCCTAACAGAACGTGGTGACCATGTTTGTTGCTCAAGGACCTAATCAAACCTTTAGCCTTGTTGTGCCAATGGGTGATACGCAGTGCCGTCAACTTCACTAGCCTGAAAATGATGCAGCACCCCTCCCCCCCTTTCCCACCTTGGGCCAGTTGGGCCAATTAGTAATAACAATTCAAACTAGACTATACTGATAGCAACAAAAGCTATAGCGCCACCATGTGGTGTCGATATGAATGTTCTTGGttgcagtgcatttggaaagtattcagacctcttgactttttccacattttgttacgatacagccttattctaaaatatattgattgggcataatttggaaaggcacctacctgtctatataaggtcccacagttgacagtgtatgtcagagcaaaaaccaagccatcaggtcgaaggaattgtccatagagctctgagacaggattgtgtcgaggcacagatctggggaagggtaccaaaaactggTACCAAaaaagcattgaaggtctccaagaacacagtggcctccattattcttaaatggaagaagtttggaaccacccagactcttcctagagcttgccgccccagtcaaactgagcaattgggggagaagggcattcGTCAGGGAGataaccaagaacccaatggtcactctgacagatctctagagttcctctgtggagatgggagaaccttcgagaaggacaactatctctgcagcactccgccaatcaggcctttatggtagcgtggccagacggaagccactcctcagtaaaaggcacatcacagcccgcttggagccaaaaagcacctaaagactctcagaccctgagaaacaagattctggtctgatgaaatcaagattgtaCTCTTTGGCCAGAATACCAAGTGTaacatctggagaaaacctggcacaatccctatagtgaagcatggtggtggcagcatcatgccatgggaatgtttttcagcggcagggacagggagactagtcagcatcgagggaaatatgaacggagcatgaaaacctgctccagagtgctcaggacctcagactggggcgaaggttaatcttccaacaggacaatgaccctaaacagccaagacaacgcaggaacagcttcgggacaagtctctgaatgtccttgagtggcccagccagagcccagacttgaacccgatcgaacatctctggagagacaacgctccccatccaagaggatctgcagaaaagaatggaagaaactccccaaatgcaggtgtgccaagcttgtagcgtcatacccaggaacacttgatgctgtaatcgctgccaaaggtgcttcaacaaagtactgattaaacggtctgaatacttatgtaaatgtgatcgtttttgctttgtcattacggggtattgtgtgtaaattaatGACAGAAAAATACTATTTAAtaaattttataataaggctgtaacgtaacaaaatgtggaaaaagtcaaggggtctgaatactttccgaaggcactgtatgatgaGTCGTGACAGTGTTTGCAACATGTTTACCAGATTTTGTTACAATACAAATATCTGTGACTGATTTATATGCATTTATATGCCAGACCACGCCCACGTGAATGTTTATTGGTCAAGAGCGGCCATGTTGTTTTCGGTACTAGTCTGGAAAATATTGCGTTGAGAGATCTTTGTCCATAGATGCCACATATCAAGTTTCATGCAGATTGGTAATTCGATGCCAGAGGAGTAGAGTTGTAAGTCTTTTTCACAATATTGTAAATGGCTGAAAATCCATCATAGCAGACCTTATTTGTTTCTTGTGAGGAGAGGgacctactgtatgtacagaattGCAT includes:
- the LOC135551510 gene encoding gap junction delta-2 protein-like, translated to MGEWTILERLLEAAVQQHSTMIGRILLTVVVIFRILIVAIVGETVYEDEQTMFICNTLQPGCNQACYDKAFPISHIRYWVFQIILVCTPSLCFITYSVHQSAKQRDRRYSFLYPLLEHSDYGQSGTRKLRNINGILVHHGDAGGKDEHDCMEVKEIPNVPRGLTHGKKSKQRQQEGISRFYIIQVVFRNALEIGFLVGQYFLYGFSVPGIFECDRYPCLKEVECYVSRPTEKTVFLVFMFAVSGICVLLNLAELNHLGWKKIKAAIRGVQARRKSICEIRKKDMSYLSQPPNMGRTQSSESAYV